A single window of Arcobacter venerupis DNA harbors:
- a CDS encoding DUF2798 domain-containing protein: MISRRYERIVFAFFMALFMSFIMSFIITYINLGFVEIFITSWLNAWGIAFICAFPIIVVVAPIVHKIVHKLIVKI; the protein is encoded by the coding sequence ATGATAAGTAGAAGATATGAAAGAATAGTTTTCGCCTTTTTTATGGCGTTATTTATGAGTTTTATAATGAGCTTCATAATTACATATATAAATTTAGGTTTTGTTGAGATTTTTATCACTAGCTGGTTAAATGCATGGGGGATTGCTTTTATTTGTGCCTTTCCTATAATTGTGGTTGTTGCACCAATAGTTCATAAAATTGTACATAAGTTAATAGTAAAAATATAA